A stretch of the Aggregicoccus sp. 17bor-14 genome encodes the following:
- the thrA gene encoding bifunctional aspartate kinase/homoserine dehydrogenase I produces MTSPLPWHVYKFGGSSLGTPGRLPRVLARVAAAPRPLAVVVSALGDSTDWLIQAARAAEAGGSVEAHVARVRALARDTAAQVLSAETLGGFERALEGLLAPLERLLTGIALTRECSPATLDDVMAMGERISAELLSRALEASGTRALAVDARELLVTDGTAGAAQVELAESHGRVLAASAGWEGAVPVVTGFIARSRAGRTTTLGRNGSDYTATLLAQFLGAREVTVWTDVAGVMTADPALVADAQRVPRMTYAEAIELAHFGARLFHPRTMIPLLDAGASLHIRSTAEPEREGTRIDAVGNPDPHRPTCVTSLERLALLSVESLRAGPTDALGPALLRALESSGVAVWMSSLSALGKSLSLVVPEAQGARALTLLESALREERARGEVRVNAPRTPVTLVTLVAEAMGHRPNVAGRFFAALGNVGVNVHAIAQGATSRSISCAVAAEDTALAVRTVHAAFNLTHAEVNVLLLGKGTVGGHLLQQLEANAVALRERHGVALRLVGLADRRRAVFDAGGLQRPLAQLAEAREGPVVEALLPALSRLPNPVLVDCTAADAMEGLYAAAFAQGVHVVAANKKPLTLPLAQARALHATAREHFRAYHYETTVGASLPVIETLKNLVRTGDRVGRIEGSFSGTLGYLCHQLMAGTPLSEAVRTARALGYTEPHPRDDLSGLDVARKALILARELGCALELSDVEVEPLVPRALLAEEDPERFLRALEAHDAQVSAQVAGYRAAGRSLRYLAQLEMRASGSARLRVGPVAVDAEHPATGLRGAEALVAFFTERYRDYPLIVRGAGAGGAVTAAGVLADVLRVAENVRGRR; encoded by the coding sequence ATGACCTCTCCCCTTCCCTGGCACGTGTACAAGTTCGGCGGCTCCTCGCTCGGCACGCCCGGGCGCCTGCCCCGCGTCCTCGCGCGGGTGGCCGCCGCGCCCCGTCCCCTCGCGGTGGTCGTCTCCGCGCTCGGCGACTCCACCGACTGGCTCATCCAGGCGGCGCGCGCCGCCGAGGCGGGAGGTTCTGTCGAGGCGCACGTCGCGCGCGTGCGGGCGCTCGCGCGGGACACGGCCGCGCAGGTGCTGTCCGCGGAGACACTCGGCGGCTTCGAGCGCGCGCTGGAGGGGCTGCTCGCGCCGCTCGAGCGGCTGCTCACCGGCATCGCCCTCACGCGCGAGTGCAGCCCGGCCACGCTGGACGACGTCATGGCCATGGGCGAGCGCATCAGCGCCGAGCTGCTCTCCCGCGCGCTCGAGGCCAGCGGCACGCGGGCGCTCGCGGTGGATGCGCGGGAGCTGCTCGTGACGGATGGCACCGCGGGCGCTGCGCAGGTAGAGCTGGCCGAGAGCCACGGGCGCGTGCTCGCGGCGAGCGCGGGCTGGGAGGGCGCGGTGCCCGTCGTCACCGGCTTCATCGCCCGCTCGCGCGCGGGGCGCACCACCACCCTGGGGCGCAACGGCTCCGACTACACCGCGACCCTGCTCGCGCAGTTCCTCGGCGCGCGCGAGGTGACGGTGTGGACGGACGTGGCGGGGGTGATGACCGCGGACCCCGCGCTGGTGGCGGACGCGCAGCGCGTGCCGCGCATGACGTACGCGGAGGCCATCGAGCTCGCCCACTTCGGCGCACGCCTCTTCCACCCGCGCACCATGATTCCCCTGCTGGACGCCGGCGCGAGCCTGCACATCCGCAGCACGGCGGAGCCCGAGCGGGAGGGCACGCGCATCGACGCCGTGGGCAACCCGGACCCGCACCGGCCCACCTGCGTCACGAGCCTGGAGCGGCTCGCCCTGCTCTCCGTGGAGAGCCTGCGCGCCGGGCCCACGGACGCGCTGGGGCCTGCGCTCTTGCGCGCGCTCGAGTCCTCCGGTGTCGCCGTGTGGATGAGCAGCCTCTCCGCGCTCGGCAAGTCACTGAGCCTTGTGGTGCCGGAGGCGCAGGGTGCGCGCGCGCTCACGCTGCTGGAGTCGGCCTTGCGTGAGGAGCGCGCGCGGGGCGAGGTGCGTGTGAATGCCCCGCGCACGCCCGTGACCCTCGTCACCCTGGTGGCCGAGGCCATGGGCCACCGCCCGAATGTCGCCGGGCGCTTCTTCGCCGCGCTGGGCAACGTGGGCGTCAATGTGCATGCCATCGCTCAGGGCGCCACGAGCCGTAGCATCTCCTGCGCGGTGGCCGCGGAGGACACCGCGCTCGCCGTGCGCACCGTGCACGCGGCCTTCAACCTCACCCACGCGGAGGTCAACGTGCTGCTGCTCGGCAAGGGCACCGTGGGCGGTCACCTGCTGCAGCAGCTCGAGGCCAACGCCGTCGCGCTGCGCGAGCGCCACGGCGTGGCATTGCGTCTGGTGGGGCTCGCGGACCGGCGCCGCGCGGTGTTCGATGCGGGGGGCCTGCAGCGCCCTCTCGCGCAGCTCGCCGAGGCGCGGGAAGGCCCGGTCGTGGAAGCGCTGCTCCCTGCGCTCTCGCGCCTGCCCAACCCGGTGCTCGTGGACTGCACTGCGGCAGACGCCATGGAAGGGCTGTACGCGGCAGCCTTCGCGCAGGGCGTGCACGTGGTGGCGGCGAACAAGAAGCCCCTCACGCTGCCGCTCGCACAGGCCCGCGCGCTGCACGCGACGGCGCGCGAGCACTTCCGCGCCTACCACTACGAGACCACCGTGGGCGCGAGCCTGCCCGTCATCGAGACGCTGAAGAACCTGGTGCGCACGGGAGACCGCGTGGGCCGCATCGAGGGCTCCTTCTCGGGCACGCTGGGCTACCTCTGCCACCAACTGATGGCCGGCACGCCCCTGTCCGAGGCCGTGCGCACCGCGCGCGCGCTCGGCTACACCGAGCCGCACCCGCGCGATGACCTGAGCGGCCTGGACGTAGCGCGCAAGGCCCTCATCCTCGCGCGCGAGCTGGGCTGCGCGCTGGAGCTCTCGGACGTGGAGGTGGAGCCGCTCGTGCCGCGCGCGCTGCTCGCGGAGGAGGACCCCGAGCGCTTCCTGCGCGCGCTGGAGGCACATGACGCGCAGGTGTCCGCGCAGGTGGCGGGATACCGGGCTGCGGGGCGCAGCCTGCGCTACCTCGCGCAGTTGGAGATGCGGGCCTCGGGCAGCGCACGGCTGCGCGTGGGGCCCGTGGCGGTGGACGCCGAGCACCCCGCGACGGGGCTGCGCGGCGCGGAGGCGCTGGTCGCCTTCTTCACCGAGCGCTACCGCGACTATCCGCTCATC
- a CDS encoding alpha/beta fold hydrolase has protein sequence MSAFRAADAPRLFDLRLPALPLSRGGTVEPHHARGWWWGPEQDLPVLAARTRSLSAAALRLSESQGVVRRPEPLPPPRPLDAMGSGLDPRVPTVLLVHALTGDARAGGEGGWWAPLIGPGRPLDPSRVRLLCFNNLGSCYGSSGPLDPGFPAQAEVTPWDQARAHLQALDALGVGPLALVAGGSLGGMVSLALGALSPSRVRRLLPVATSATASAWVVGFNHVAREVLRLDPGYPDRIERGLELARQLAMLTYRAESGLEQRQGRHLPPEPTSTPGAPRIQGYLEHQGLKLSLRFDARAYLQQLGAMDAHDLFQPPPGKHGAPALARIRASSLVVEVDSDQLFTPAQSAALAGALEAAGTHVERARLASPHGHDAFLIEWEQLAPLVTRALALPEPLR, from the coding sequence ATGTCAGCGTTCCGTGCTGCGGATGCCCCGCGGCTCTTCGACCTGCGCCTGCCCGCGCTGCCGCTCTCCCGCGGCGGCACGGTGGAGCCCCACCACGCCCGCGGCTGGTGGTGGGGCCCCGAGCAGGACCTCCCCGTCCTCGCGGCCCGCACGCGCTCCCTCTCGGCCGCCGCCCTGCGGCTCTCCGAGAGCCAGGGCGTCGTGCGGCGCCCCGAGCCGCTGCCTCCACCCCGCCCCCTGGACGCGATGGGCAGCGGCCTCGACCCGCGCGTGCCCACCGTGCTGCTCGTGCACGCCCTCACCGGCGATGCGCGCGCGGGCGGCGAGGGCGGCTGGTGGGCGCCCCTCATCGGCCCCGGGCGCCCGCTGGACCCCTCCCGCGTGCGCCTGCTCTGCTTCAACAACCTCGGCTCCTGCTACGGCAGCTCGGGCCCGCTGGACCCGGGCTTCCCCGCGCAGGCAGAGGTGACGCCGTGGGACCAGGCGCGCGCCCACCTGCAGGCGCTGGACGCGCTGGGTGTGGGGCCGCTCGCGCTCGTGGCCGGAGGCTCGCTCGGCGGCATGGTGTCGCTCGCGCTCGGCGCGCTCTCGCCCTCGCGCGTGCGGCGCCTCCTGCCGGTGGCCACCAGCGCCACCGCGAGCGCGTGGGTGGTGGGCTTCAACCACGTGGCGCGCGAGGTGCTGCGGCTGGACCCGGGCTACCCCGACCGCATCGAGCGCGGCCTCGAGCTCGCGCGCCAGCTCGCGATGCTCACCTACCGCGCCGAGAGCGGCCTCGAGCAGCGCCAGGGCCGCCACCTCCCGCCCGAGCCCACCAGCACGCCGGGTGCTCCGCGCATCCAGGGCTACCTCGAGCACCAGGGGCTGAAGCTCTCCCTGCGCTTCGATGCGCGCGCCTACCTGCAGCAGCTGGGCGCGATGGACGCGCACGACCTCTTCCAGCCGCCGCCCGGAAAGCACGGTGCTCCGGCCCTCGCGCGCATCCGCGCGAGCAGCCTGGTGGTGGAGGTGGACTCGGACCAGCTCTTCACCCCCGCGCAGTCCGCCGCGCTCGCCGGAGCGCTGGAGGCCGCGGGCACGCACGTGGAGCGCGCCCGTCTCGCGAGCCCCCACGGCCACGACGCCTTCCTCATCGAGTGGGAGCAGCTCGCTCCGCTCGTCACCCGCGCCCTCGCGCTCCCGGAGCCCCTGCGATGA
- a CDS encoding O-acetylhomoserine aminocarboxypropyltransferase/cysteine synthase family protein, whose product MSQTPPPQYRPETLALHAGYQPDPTTGSRAVPIYQTSSYRFKSAEHAANLFALKEFGNIYTRIMNPTTDVFEQRIAALEGGAAALGVASGQAATTLTLLTLLKSGDELVASSSLYGGTYNLFKVTLARLGIRTRFVEVSRLEDVKAAIGPKTRALYVESLGNPRLDVPDLEALGALAREAGIPFIVDNTAASPALVRPLEHGANIVVQSATKYIGGHGQAIGGVIVDGGTFPWDNGRFPEFTQPNPGYHGLKLTEAFGPLAFILKARVESLRDLGPALAPFNAHAFITGLETLHLRVRRHAENALHVARALQQDARVAWVRYPGLETDPSHALARRYFQGGFGGLVTFGLKSGYEGGKGLIDRVKLWSLLANIGDTRSLIIHPASTTHQQLTPEEQVTTGVTPDLVRLSVGLEHPDDLLADLDQALSR is encoded by the coding sequence ATGAGCCAGACCCCGCCGCCCCAGTACCGCCCCGAGACGCTCGCGCTGCACGCGGGCTACCAGCCGGACCCCACCACCGGCTCGCGCGCGGTGCCCATCTACCAGACCAGCAGCTACCGCTTCAAAAGCGCCGAGCACGCCGCGAACCTCTTCGCGCTCAAGGAGTTCGGCAACATCTACACGCGCATCATGAACCCCACCACGGACGTGTTCGAGCAGCGCATCGCCGCGCTCGAGGGCGGCGCGGCGGCGCTCGGCGTGGCGAGCGGACAGGCGGCCACCACGCTCACGCTGCTCACCCTGCTCAAGAGCGGCGACGAGCTCGTCGCCTCCAGCAGCCTCTACGGCGGCACCTACAACCTCTTCAAGGTGACGCTCGCGCGCCTCGGCATCCGCACCCGCTTCGTCGAGGTGAGCCGGCTCGAGGACGTGAAGGCCGCCATCGGCCCCAAGACGCGCGCCCTCTACGTGGAGAGCCTCGGCAACCCGCGCCTGGACGTGCCGGACCTGGAGGCGCTCGGCGCGCTCGCGCGCGAGGCCGGCATCCCCTTCATCGTGGACAACACCGCGGCCTCCCCTGCGCTGGTGCGCCCGCTCGAGCACGGCGCGAACATCGTGGTGCAGAGCGCGACCAAGTACATCGGCGGTCACGGCCAGGCCATCGGCGGTGTCATCGTGGACGGCGGCACCTTCCCCTGGGACAACGGCCGCTTCCCCGAGTTCACCCAGCCCAACCCCGGCTACCACGGCCTCAAGCTCACCGAGGCCTTCGGCCCGCTCGCCTTCATCCTCAAGGCGCGCGTGGAGTCCTTGCGTGACCTGGGCCCCGCACTCGCGCCCTTCAACGCCCACGCGTTCATCACCGGCCTGGAGACGCTGCACCTGCGCGTGCGCCGCCACGCGGAGAACGCGCTGCACGTCGCGCGCGCCCTGCAGCAGGACGCGCGCGTCGCCTGGGTGCGCTACCCGGGCCTCGAGACCGACCCATCGCACGCGCTCGCCCGGCGCTACTTCCAGGGCGGCTTCGGCGGGCTCGTCACCTTCGGCCTCAAGAGCGGCTACGAGGGCGGCAAGGGTCTCATCGACCGCGTGAAGCTCTGGAGCCTGCTCGCCAACATCGGGGATACGCGCAGCCTCATCATCCATCCGGCGTCCACGACGCATCAGCAGCTCACGCCCGAGGAGCAGGTGACCACGGGTGTGACGCCGGACCTGGTGCGGCTGTCTGTCGGCCTCGAGCACCCGGACGACCTGCTCGCGGACCTGGACCAGGCGCTCTCCCGCTAA
- the msrA gene encoding peptide-methionine (S)-S-oxide reductase MsrA: MSLRSLLLALTLALPAAAQTPPAAPQDKPVVEYATFAAGCFWCVEAAFDPVPGVISTTSGFTGGTKKNPSYEEVSAGGTGHAEAVQVAYDPSKVTYAQLLQVFWHNVDPLTPNAQFCDHGEQYRSAIFVANAEQRRLAEESKRQLEQSKRFDKPIVTQIVPTSAFYPAEEYHQDYYRKNPVRYHYYRFACGRDARLKALWGKDAGHS, from the coding sequence ATGAGTCTGCGCAGTCTCCTTCTGGCCCTCACCCTCGCGCTGCCTGCAGCGGCGCAGACGCCGCCGGCTGCGCCGCAGGACAAGCCGGTGGTGGAGTACGCGACCTTCGCGGCTGGCTGCTTCTGGTGCGTGGAGGCGGCGTTCGACCCGGTGCCCGGGGTGATCTCGACGACCTCGGGCTTCACGGGCGGGACGAAGAAGAACCCGAGCTACGAGGAGGTGAGCGCGGGGGGCACGGGCCACGCGGAGGCAGTGCAGGTCGCGTACGACCCGAGCAAGGTGACGTACGCGCAGCTGCTGCAGGTGTTCTGGCACAACGTGGACCCCCTCACGCCGAACGCGCAGTTCTGTGACCACGGGGAGCAGTACCGCTCGGCCATCTTCGTGGCGAACGCGGAGCAGCGGCGGCTCGCGGAGGAGTCGAAGCGGCAGCTGGAGCAGAGCAAGCGCTTCGACAAGCCGATCGTGACGCAGATCGTCCCGACGTCGGCGTTCTACCCGGCGGAGGAGTACCACCAGGACTACTACCGGAAGAACCCGGTGCGGTATCACTACTACCGCTTCGCCTGCGGGCGCGACGCGCGGCTCAAGGCGCTGTGGGGCAAGGACGCCGGCCACTCCTAG
- a CDS encoding alpha/beta fold hydrolase, with product MPMLAVNGTQLYCEDSGGSGEPVVFSHGLLWSTELFEPQVQALRGRYRCIAYDHRGQGRSAKPGGHSVPIETVYEDAVALIEKLGVGPCHFVGLSMGGFVGMRLAARRPDLVRSLALLETSAEPEPPQNAPRYRAMATVARFLGVRLLASRVMPIMFGKSFLTDPARAEEREAWRQRLLKNERSIYRAVLGVVEREPIESELGKVKAPTLVLVGAEDVATVPAKAERIHSLIAGSKLVKLPRGGHSSTVEEPALVNQALSEFLAQHSGGHPSP from the coding sequence ATGCCCATGCTCGCGGTGAACGGGACGCAGCTCTACTGCGAGGACAGCGGCGGCAGCGGAGAGCCCGTGGTGTTCAGCCACGGCCTGCTCTGGAGCACCGAGCTCTTCGAGCCCCAGGTGCAGGCGCTGCGCGGCCGCTACCGCTGCATCGCCTACGACCACCGCGGCCAGGGGCGCAGCGCGAAGCCCGGCGGGCACAGCGTCCCCATCGAGACCGTGTACGAGGACGCCGTCGCGCTCATCGAGAAGCTCGGCGTGGGCCCGTGTCACTTCGTGGGCCTCTCCATGGGCGGCTTCGTCGGCATGCGCCTCGCCGCGCGCAGGCCGGACCTGGTGCGCTCGCTCGCGCTGCTCGAGACCAGCGCCGAGCCCGAGCCGCCGCAGAACGCCCCGCGCTACCGCGCCATGGCCACCGTGGCGCGCTTTCTCGGCGTGCGGCTGCTGGCCAGCCGCGTGATGCCCATCATGTTCGGCAAGAGCTTCCTCACCGACCCCGCGCGTGCCGAGGAGCGCGAGGCGTGGCGGCAACGGCTGCTGAAGAACGAGCGCTCCATCTACCGCGCCGTGCTCGGCGTGGTGGAGCGCGAGCCCATCGAGAGCGAGCTGGGCAAGGTGAAGGCGCCGACCCTCGTGCTCGTGGGCGCGGAGGACGTGGCCACCGTGCCCGCGAAGGCCGAGCGGATCCATTCACTCATCGCGGGGTCGAAGCTGGTGAAGCTGCCTCGCGGCGGGCACAGCTCGACGGTGGAGGAGCCGGCGCTCGTGAATCAGGCCTTGAGTGAGTTCTTGGCGCAGCACTCGGGCGGTCATCCCTCACCCTGA